The following is a genomic window from Paralichthys olivaceus isolate ysfri-2021 chromosome 3, ASM2471397v2, whole genome shotgun sequence.
AATGCACGACCTGTGTCGCATCATCTCTTTTTAACGACGTTTCCAAAATGCAACAAGACACGAGGGACCAAAAGTTGCTTTTTTTTGGCCACTTGTTAATTCACACATCTGTCCACACCAGTGAAGAGCTGCAGAGATCAGGAGCAATGAACTGGATGAATTTCTCCAGTTGAGACTGTGACATTAGAAACTAAACGTCTTTGTAGGTTACAGACACTGGTTCTTCTGGACCAGTGGGACAGTGGGAAGCTGCACAGCCCTGATTCAGGAGTATAGATGGAGCGTTATGTAATTAATACTCCTCCTCCTATGCAGATACAGTAGACAAGCCTAGATATCCTGGCCTCAGCTGTAACTGTAGCCCTGAAATGACTGATccagctcatacacacacattctaatCACCCTGCTTCacgtatacatatatatgtatatatatatatacatatatatgtaattAAATCTATAAATACATCGACCGGCTGCTCTTGACTCAGCTAAAGCCTTTGCATACTGTAAAACAGGCTTCCAGTGGAATGTAGGTTTCATACAGTTACAGCTTCCACAGCCACGCAGCATGCAGAGGATCCGTCTTCCTCCCTGtctcacccattcacacaccaaacacagcccAGAGACCAATCTATCAGAGGACAAGTGACTGAAGCcaggacagacacagaaaagtgGTGTGGGGGGGTCTCTTACCTACAaatcccctctcctcttcttcaggaatccttcctttcctctctctctcccttcagcCGGCTTCCTCCTGCGCTCCAGTTTTCAtcttcaggaggaggaggaggaggaggagagcgaagGACTTTTAAATCATCAGCATCCCTCTTGCTcctgtgtttcctctcctctcttatcCAGATTTCTCCACAGTCTCCGTGGGGTGAAGCTGGAGCATCAGTGAtaaccaccaccaccgccaccgCCGTGCGCTCTCCGCTGCAGGAGGCTGCACGTCAATCACGCCAGGTAACCTAGGGAACCGCTGGGCCCGTCCCCCTCGCCGGCGCTGATTGGCCGGGCCGACAGAGGAACCAGAAGTCACAAGTTCCTCACAGATCCACAGATgggaacagagaggagagagagctgtgGTGGGATGATGTACAgaaccaaacaaacagcaccggattgcagttctctctctctctctctctttctctctctctctctctgacttcaGAGCCTGCTGCTTTATTTTACAGTTGCTTAGCAACAAACgggcatgtgtgagtgtgtgttgcagagcGAGAGGGAAGGGATGTGGGGGAGAGAACGAGAGAGTTCAAGTtctaaactctctctctctccttccatctctccttctccctccctctctccccagtttctctctctctctccctccctctgtcagagGTGTGGATGGATGTTGAATATTTCAGTCCTCAGCAGCAGTTCTCTGTCTCATTATTATGGAGGTTGTTTCAGAGCAGACTGGACTGTTGCTGTATGAGCATCACAGGGAGTTAAAGGACAAGTTCACATAACCAACCTGTTTAATATCACTGCCCTCAACATACAGTCGAACGGTGAAAACTGACGGAGCTTTAATACCTGAAACCTCATAGCTCACTATGAAACTCTCCTGATGTGGGATGGGCAGAGACGTGTCGTTCAACTTAACAGTCTTTGAGTGAGTTGAGAGAATTCCTCTACTGTTACgaataataataaacagtaGCAATGGCGAGCAGCTGGAAACTGTACTCAGGTGATAGCAAATGTGAAAAGAGTAAATAATGACAATTGCCGGCTTCTGACCAAACCCTCTTTACCAAAAGTAGAAAGTCAAGGAGTGAAGGAGGTCACATTATCTCCGAGTCCTttggtttgttagtttgtgagcaagattacaccgATTTCCCCAGAAACAACTGAAACAATCAGGCTTGTTGAGGAGACTGacgtctgtgagtgtgtgtaatgtggtgcagcttgtttcggttgggccttggtggagctCTACTGTGTCGTTCTAGTTCAAAGCTTTGCTTTGAGGACTCGCTCGGGAACCAACAGAGTAAAACGACTGCATCTATCTTGCCCTTTTTTCATCTTaacaaccactcaaagcacttaacaagtcacattcacacacagagtcatgCAGTCAAGCTTCTTTCTGCAGCACTTTtcatcacacattcacacactggcGGGAAAGTCAGGGGGCATTTACAGTTCAATGTGTTGACTAAGGACAAAGCACACTTGAGGGTATTCGAACATTTGACACTTTGGTTTGTGAAAGGCACACTCTACCTCCAGAGTCACGGCCGCCTGATAAGATCGACACCCGATAAAAAAGTTTTCAGTGTTTAGGTTGAGATTAGATTTCTGTATTTCCTCCTGTCGAAGGTTTAACATAGAGGCAAATTATGATCTCACAAAATGGGCTGAACAATTCAAAATTTGATTATAAATCCAATggcacatttgttttcttctgttctaCCTGAAGTTGCTCAGACATTCATAATAATTCTAAAGTAATTCTTCGTTGTTGTGGAGAGATTCTCTGTTTACATGTATCCAAGCTGTTTCTTAGATACTTGGATTTAGTTCTGGTGGAAACGTTAGAATGACACTTGTGAAACAGTTGTATTGTTAATAAAGTCGTCAGGGGTGAAAGCCACACCCTCACGGTGAGGTCACTGCATGGTGACAGTTgccaacaaacacagaggacaacGTCTCCGCTGTCAAACCTGTTCACAAGATTTAAATGAATCGACGTCTGTCAAATTCAGAATAAGAGAAATGTGTGTTCACACTTACTCTTGCTTGAATAATACTTGTAAGTGTTATTCCTACTGCATTTTATGGGAACAGGGAGATAATCAATCCTACCTATAGGTAACCAGAGGTCATCAGATGGAGCGGGCGTTGATCTGCGGCGCCTGTAACATGGTGTTTCGCTCCACCAGGCTGCTGGAGAAACACACAGCAATGTTCTGCATCGGTGGTGAGGTGGAGAGCGGGGGTGTCGACGCTACACAGACCAGAACTCCTGATCTCACTCAGGTAAGAAACCAAACAACAGCTGATCAGAGGAGAAGAGTTCAAATATACAAAGGTATCTTATTCATTTTCCAATAGATACACACAAACCTTTATTTGTGAGTGGATTTAAAGTATGAAGTTGTGAACTCACCAAAATAGTTAAGAATGAAACGATTGAGAACCAGAACGTGAATTTCCACATAAAAGACCccacacaggtgaaaacaggAATCTTTTAGTTCCCTGAAAAAAGTTCATGTGACTGTAAGCTCCAGTTACTGTTGGTCGAAACACAACTTTTGCATTTGTAGACGAAGGGTCAGAGAAGAAACCCCATCACGTGGAGCAGTGCTGAGGCCGAGCTAAAGTCAGGAACAGAAGACAAACCAGCGATCGCTCAGACGGACGCGGCTGCTCTGCGAAATCTGACTGACAAGGTAAAAAAGATCCGCTGCaccatgaaaaacacacaagctgacTCATATCCCCACAGGGATCCAGGTGTCAGAGCGACATTtggtgtatatatatttataatgtagTGCATTTTTGATGTCGTTATTTAACACTGTGGGCAACTCGAGGTCTTTGATTAAAAATTCATGTTTGGATATGTGTCAGTCAAGGCACACTGGAAGAGCAGGCAAATACTGAAAAGTATTTCTAATttagtttttctatttcttttagtgTCTGTGAAATTTCTTTCTTCCATTTCTCAGTTTCACAGGTTGATGATGTCCATAGAAGAAAACCTCCCAAACTGGTCCAGGAGCTCCACAGACACTGAGGTGGACTCACTGGTTTTGTCGTTCTCCCTCCACATCTTGTTCTTCTTCCCACTGCACTGTACTTTTCAGCCTGTGAGATGAGCACTTCAGTGTATGTCAAGGTGCTATAAGTGCCCAAATGTCCTCTATAATGTAAAGGTTCTTTAATAATAGACCCAGTCCTCAGCCTGTGGTGTAAGAATGAGTCACTCCGAGTGAAGTCCAACAAAAAAGAACCTTTTAATGACGCCCGGGGCCAAAGAAGAAATCAATCTTTTCTGTGACATGTTTAAGAAGCAATGCTGCGTATAAAtctattcatttttaaacatggcCCTCAGCCGAGTCGACGTCATCTGGGTCACGCTGAGAGGCTGAAGGAGATGAGGGAGATGGCGACGTTCCACGAGCGCCAAGTGGCCCTGATACGCTCTCACAAccagcagctggagcagcagagagacggTGAGGGACACGTGGTGGAGGATGTAAAGGACAAAAACCTGCTTCTGTCTTCGGTGCGAAATTTCATGCCGAAGACTTCTCATCGCAAAATGTCACATGATGCAAATGCTCtaagatggtgtgtgtgtgtgtgtgtgtgtgtgtgtgtgtgtgtgtgtgtgtcagagttgGCCCATCAGGTCAGTGTCCTGAGTGAGCAGAGCCGCTCGAGTCACCTGGAGACTCTGCTGACGGAGCtgagagagcaggaggggagGGACGAGGAAACACTGCAACATCTCCATGCATtgtagtaagtgtgtgtgtgtgtgtgtgtgtgtgtgtgtgtgttaattttaaggtgaagacaagTTTAAAGGTTAGTTTAGGTTTAGGCTGGTTAAGGTTATACTGAGTCTCCCAGAGCTCAATAATCCTCTTAAATACACTCAAGCTTCAGCAACTTCCACACACTCATCGATGTGTCGTTCCTCTAACGTGCCTGACGTCTCTCACCAGGATCAATGAAGAACTCTCTGAGAAACTAATGAAAAAATCTCTCTCAATTAAATCTGTCCCCTGAACTCTATCTGCTCCATCTTTAACGGGTTCTTCCCAGACTCATTACGGATCCTTCCATCacgttttgtggaaatccgtccAGAATGTTTTGGTTAATCttgccttaaaaaaaaaagacaaacagacaggggtgaaaacataacctccctgaaGGTAACATGTTTAATTACTGTGTTGTTATGGTGAATTATGTCTGATCCTGCAGCGCTCTTTAGACGAATATtccatgaaatgtgtttttttttctttcctggctGCTCTATGACTCAGAGCATCAATTATGTATTTCATTATGCTCGGGTAGTTCCTCATTGCAACGTTTGTGGTGGAATAAATTGAATCCTTGTACTGTCGGGTGGATTCTGGCTGGGAGACTTCTCGATATGATTCAGGTTAGATGATTCgctgtgtttttggtttttttcttagTGTGCGACCTGCTGATCAGCCAGATCCAGCCGAGGAGAAAAAGATGCATCCTGACAACTACAAGCTCATTACTTCAGCGGATGGGTCGCTCTCTGCCCAGATAAAGTACATGCCTGCATTCATCCTGAGGAATTTATTaacaaaaacagctggaagcaaaaacacagaaacaagtgCAGGTTTTCACCCTGTTcctgtgtcttctctctctggttgtcttaatatatatatatatatatataaaaataaagctgtttacatgtgaataagaatttgttcaGCTGGTTACCTGAGGGTAAACTCTGTCTCCGCTGCAGAGCCCTGCGACAGACTTACATGCAGTCAGGTGGGTCCGATCCAACCATTGTGGCTCAGATGATTGACCTGCAGGCAGAAGCCCAAAGTCTGGAGAAGAatcacgcagcagcagcagcagcgtctgacagggacaggaggaggagtaaGACTGACGAGAGCGATGACAGAGATTTACATGATCAGTAACAGAACTTAATTGTGTTGAGTGCTATCAAAGCTGATGATTCTGATACAAGCTGCAGATTCAAGACCGAGGGTAAATTACCTTTAGGCTCTGAGCCACTTCACTGTTCTCCTTGAATCCAGAGGTGAGGCCTCGTCTGCCGGGTCCGAGCTGGGAGCTGCTGGCTGTGGAGCAGGAGAaccagaggctggaggaggagatccTCAGGATGCagctggacagagagagaaaacatgactACCAAGGTTGAAGTCTTTgtgataaacatgtttttaaccagcttaatataattttaatgaGTTAACTGGTTGAAAAATTCATGCAGTTACTTAAGCACAATGTTACCATGGGATAGTCACAATGACGCTGCTGTGCTCTGGGAAAGTAGGTGAAATGTTCAGTGTCAGTTTTGCAGCGATTTGAATCCAAATAATTTGTTTTGACCAGAAGACGGTGCTGGAGTTATTACACATGCACCAAACATTAATACAACCCAACCAGTAGTTGTTGGTTTTTAACTCAAATCCACAAATATCGAATTCAGGGTGACACCAGGGGAAAGGTAAGAAATCACCAGCATATTTAGAATCAAACTTCTGGACAAGATGGAAAGTTTAAATTATTGGACAAAActcaaatgtttaaattgataaTGTACTTAAAATTGCATAAACTATGTTTCGTTAATTGTGAGATtctgcatttttcaacattttcattgagtACTCAGAGCTGGAACTTGATGAACTTCCTTCTCCTCTACGTCAGGGCGACACACGATGGACCCACTGGACTTTCTGGGTCCAGCTCCCTACGACCCTGCGTCAGTTTACCATCTTCATATACACACTGTGCATCCAACAGGCCATTCACATGTCTGAGTTTCCTTTCTTCAAACGACTTCCTCTGGTTTTTCAGAGCTGGTTTAGTGGTTTTCTTTGACCTGGCTCTGGGAGTCGATGCCTCTCAGAAAGCACTGCGTCTGCTGGCGGCTCTCTACTCTGAGGGTGTGGAAGTGGGACCCCCGACTCCTCTGCCCCCTGTCCAGTGTCTGCCGGGATTATCTTCACCTCTCACCCACAGCCTCACCCCTGGAAACGTCGCTCTTCTGTCAGTCAAACTGCCCGTTCCCAGGTAGGAGGTGAAGAGCAGAAAGGATATGgcacaaaaatgtctttctccCCAAAAATATAGTATAAAGGCAAATCTGGTGCAGCATTTTCCGAAGAGGCCCGGTGTCTCTTTTAAAATGCACCTGCAGTTCACATGCTGCAGTCTCCTGTTACATGTATGACACATGTATGTATTTCCCCTCTGCAGGATCCAGCCGTCAGCGTCGCTCTGCCTGGTGGTGGAGGTGCAGGCAGCCAGAGATCTGGATGTTTATCAGCAGGAGGTCTTCAGACTGTCGCCCTCTGGCTGGACACGACTGGAACTCTTTGATCAATACAACCAGGTTCATCTGCAGCGTCAGTGACATGTTGATGAACTGCTGGAGACGTGGAGAGTGACTCAAATATTAAAACTTATCTCCGCCTATGGGAGGTTGTTTTCTCACCTCTGTTTCTTTGTAAacaagatttcacaaaaactactgaaccaatttccatgaaactctGTGACGCATGAcccaaagaagaacccattGAATAATGGACGGGAGGTGAGACTGAGTGAAGCCTGAGCTCAGATGATGGAGCTAAGAAAATATCAGGATTTTGATTGAATAATATCAATTCAtcaaaactagaatgacactcagagcATTGGAGAAAGTGTCAGAAAACTATTTTCTGATCTGCACCAACCTTTTACGAGTTCTTTCCAGGACCCATGACACACccgtccaccaagtttcatagaaatctatccggtagtttttgtgtaatcttgctgaagaacaaacaaaaccacacgGATGAAAACTAAATCAAGTGGAACATAATGATTTGCTGCAGTTTTAAACCTTTGCACCTACACC
Proteins encoded in this region:
- the LOC109636570 gene encoding coiled-coil domain-containing protein 17, translating into MERALICGACNMVFRSTRLLEKHTAMFCIGGEVESGGVDATQTRTPDLTQTKGQRRNPITWSSAEAELKSGTEDKPAIAQTDAAALRNLTDKFHRLMMSIEENLPNWSRSSTDTEPSRRHLGHAERLKEMREMATFHERQVALIRSHNQQLEQQRDELAHQVSVLSEQSRSSHLETLLTELREQEGRDEETLQHLHALYVRPADQPDPAEEKKMHPDNYKLITSADGSLSAQIKALRQTYMQSGGSDPTIVAQMIDLQAEAQSLEKNHAAAAAASDRDRRRKVRPRLPGPSWELLAVEQENQRLEEEILRMQLDRERKHDYQGRHTMDPLDFLGPAPYDPAAGLVVFFDLALGVDASQKALRLLAALYSEGVEVGPPTPLPPVQCLPGLSSPLTHSLTPGNVALLSVKLPVPRIQPSASLCLVVEVQAARDLDVYQQEVFRLSPSGWTRLELFDQYNQLCSGHWRMPVRRLPIKPSLSIAQLNSIPQVGNTELCVRLANRRDQDMQTLEKPDPASTRHYRYQPVASSLHMTGRPSASVSGPQPTEVDQLLLLSSTDHREPPPTDGASQRQT